A window of the Deltaproteobacteria bacterium genome harbors these coding sequences:
- a CDS encoding TetR/AcrR family transcriptional regulator, whose protein sequence is MSHAKPSRALPRGPHSLSREEVEKSQRARLLLAMTYAVAEKGYANTSVADVISRAGVSRATFYAMFRDKEECFREAYETAAGQIALLMTNGIRAMVAEAFQPGKPKDPVRILDRALTVYLGTLASQPQLARTFLVEVYAAGPKAIEQRRVSMEVFVTLISEALRGVSGMPGDDPDQKFAVRLLVNAVSSMVTSLVGTGEYQRLPELKAPLLRLASGFMDRIAGPDGP, encoded by the coding sequence ATGAGCCACGCGAAGCCATCCCGGGCGCTCCCCCGCGGCCCGCACAGCCTGTCCAGGGAGGAGGTCGAAAAGTCCCAGCGGGCGCGGCTGCTCCTCGCCATGACCTATGCCGTCGCGGAAAAGGGCTATGCCAACACCTCGGTCGCCGACGTCATATCCCGTGCTGGAGTCTCCCGCGCCACCTTCTATGCGATGTTCCGTGACAAGGAGGAGTGTTTCCGGGAAGCCTACGAAACGGCTGCCGGGCAGATCGCCCTGCTTATGACGAACGGAATCCGTGCGATGGTGGCCGAGGCATTCCAGCCCGGAAAACCGAAGGATCCGGTGCGCATTCTGGACCGGGCGCTTACGGTCTATCTGGGCACACTGGCGAGCCAGCCCCAGCTGGCCCGTACGTTTCTCGTCGAGGTCTATGCCGCCGGGCCGAAGGCCATCGAGCAGCGGCGGGTGTCGATGGAGGTATTCGTGACCCTCATATCGGAAGCCCTGCGCGGGGTTTCCGGCATGCCCGGCGACGATCCGGACCAGAAGTTCGCCGTGCGCCTGCTGGTGAATGCGGTGAGTTCGATGGTGACAAGCCTTGTCGGTACCGGCGAATACCAGCGCCTCCCGGAACTGAAAGCGCCGCTGCTCAGGCTCGCCTCCGGATTCATGGACAGGATTGCCGGACCAGACGGACCGTAA
- a CDS encoding esterase, with protein MKTQETNLQTARTRRAFALAAILAVALVAGNVRTAEAGAPPPPPPPPSPNVLGLASGWGITVHGSRWITSRTAEVDISTGAVATNAVNGPHRIRITLPGNYYSSGGTRFPVLYLLHGGAGGNSAQWTTGGGAAEYITRNRPLITVMPDGGKVGWYTDWLNMSAGSQAWEHFHLYQLIPWVDANFRTIARREGRAIAGLSMGGFGAIHYAQQRPDLFIYAGSFSGALDLENQGIRTVITEQTMQNGFPVDGPFGWPVIGLDGAWIANNPLRRADRLRGMHIALYAGDGIHDADVLERTVGWSTYQMHLSLNAAGVPHFYWMYGRPGPGTPWNCDGGHNFGCWNKALEHMVPMMMNVLWHP; from the coding sequence ATGAAAACGCAGGAAACAAACTTACAGACAGCCAGAACGCGCCGCGCCTTTGCGCTTGCCGCCATCCTCGCCGTGGCGCTCGTCGCCGGTAACGTGCGGACAGCCGAGGCCGGAGCACCTCCGCCGCCTCCTCCACCGCCTTCACCCAACGTGCTGGGGCTCGCCTCCGGCTGGGGAATTACCGTCCACGGCTCGCGCTGGATCACGAGCCGGACGGCTGAAGTGGATATCTCCACCGGCGCGGTTGCCACCAACGCGGTCAACGGCCCGCACCGGATCCGCATTACGCTGCCGGGCAACTACTACTCGAGCGGCGGCACACGCTTTCCGGTGCTGTATCTCCTGCATGGGGGCGCGGGAGGAAACTCGGCCCAGTGGACCACTGGCGGCGGCGCGGCCGAATACATCACCCGCAACAGGCCGCTCATTACCGTCATGCCGGACGGCGGCAAGGTGGGCTGGTACACCGACTGGCTGAACATGTCCGCCGGATCGCAGGCCTGGGAGCACTTCCACCTCTACCAGCTCATTCCGTGGGTGGATGCGAACTTCCGCACCATCGCCCGCCGGGAGGGACGCGCCATCGCAGGGCTCTCGATGGGCGGCTTCGGCGCGATCCACTACGCCCAGCAGCGGCCCGACCTGTTCATCTACGCGGGCAGCTTCTCCGGCGCGCTTGATCTGGAAAACCAGGGAATCCGGACTGTCATCACGGAACAGACGATGCAGAATGGTTTCCCGGTCGATGGCCCCTTCGGTTGGCCGGTCATCGGCCTCGACGGTGCCTGGATCGCCAACAATCCGCTCCGCCGGGCCGACCGGCTCCGGGGCATGCATATCGCCCTCTATGCGGGCGACGGCATCCACGACGCCGATGTCCTTGAACGTACCGTCGGCTGGTCAACCTACCAGATGCACCTGTCGCTGAACGCCGCCGGTGTGCCACACTTCTACTGGATGTATGGCCGCCCCGGACCGGGAACCCCGTGGAACTGCGACGGCGGTCACAACTTCGGTTGCTGGAACAAGGCCCTTGAGCACATGGTACCCATGATGATGAACGTCCTGTGGCATCCATGA
- a CDS encoding alpha/beta hydrolase has translation MKTFDFHGWPVKYAHAGSGEPVIFLHNGGTSHAIWNEVMPRLSRHYELFALDLPGFGASARPGPGFTLDHYVAMIGEFVDCHRLAPVMLTGNCMGSAMSLAFAIRRPRDVRALVLVNPLTAATISAGELGPVIQFRRRAPALAGPAYGMLGRLRLTEWIGGQVLRFQTGPEGRARNVEQNAELRQCYAAPGQMQALLAVVDDIESYAALDRFTPDGKFPPLCTIWGLDNRVLSPKAGRTLNQTLRPRREEWLEGCGHLPMLEQPETVAGIIEDFLREHGPSRLRVVSPKTVEAR, from the coding sequence ATGAAAACCTTCGACTTCCACGGCTGGCCAGTAAAGTACGCCCATGCGGGCAGCGGAGAGCCGGTAATCTTCCTGCACAACGGCGGAACTTCCCATGCAATCTGGAATGAAGTGATGCCGCGTCTTTCCCGGCATTACGAACTGTTCGCGCTGGATCTTCCCGGTTTCGGTGCTTCCGCCCGCCCCGGGCCCGGTTTCACGCTCGACCACTACGTGGCGATGATCGGGGAGTTTGTCGATTGTCATCGCCTTGCGCCGGTAATGCTCACCGGAAACTGCATGGGGAGCGCCATGTCGCTGGCCTTTGCCATCCGGCGTCCACGGGATGTCCGGGCACTCGTTCTGGTGAATCCGCTGACGGCGGCGACGATTTCGGCCGGAGAACTGGGCCCGGTCATCCAGTTCCGCCGCCGGGCACCAGCTCTGGCCGGTCCGGCGTACGGAATGCTTGGCCGTCTCCGGCTGACAGAATGGATCGGTGGCCAGGTTCTCCGGTTCCAGACCGGACCGGAGGGCCGGGCCCGAAACGTCGAACAGAACGCCGAACTCAGGCAATGCTACGCCGCACCCGGGCAGATGCAGGCCCTCCTTGCGGTTGTGGACGACATCGAAAGCTACGCCGCCCTCGACCGGTTTACCCCGGACGGGAAGTTCCCTCCCCTTTGCACGATCTGGGGGCTCGACAACCGGGTGCTGTCGCCGAAGGCCGGGCGCACCCTGAACCAGACCCTCCGGCCCCGCCGGGAGGAATGGCTGGAGGGCTGCGGGCACCTGCCCATGCTCGAACAGCCGGAGACGGTCGCCGGCATCATTGAGGATTTTCTCCGGGAACACGGCCCGTCCCGGCTCCGGGTCGTCAGCCCCAAAACCGTGGAGGCCCGCTGA
- a CDS encoding AMP-binding protein: MNPLENGIFDLASIAHDVALNDPARIAVVEPAGRGPSGVRRYRRYTYRELSADVEAVAPGLREIGIAEGTRTVFMSPPSYETCVIGLALSRVGATLVLIDPSVGYRNVAERLRRIEPEAFVGIPVAHLGRLAFGWGPRTLRKLVVTGTPGFPGAHTVQSLRRKAPDTPVPPAISPDDPAAIMYTTGSTGPAKPSYYQHRHFAAVCRQVHQSWRFDPKREIPVDMPVFPAFFFIALSAGGTVVVPPIDFVRQGPAKANPAALVEVINDCGVRSLFGSPVLLENLATHAVRNGLRMPTLKRVIGGGAPIVASLVKPMLDVMGEGGDVVSNYGSTEALPSTEMSGREMLKETWKETGQGAGICVGRPFDGTDLMIIRIVDGPLESMDAAEILGPGETGEILIRGAHVSPAYFRDLDSTRKNKIPDGQGGVWHRIGDAGYLDAQGRLWYCGRAGQRVKAAGGPLFSLQCEPIFDTHPKVRRSGLVGVAVNGQEIPVICVELKAGFHRDELPEIRKELLDLAARHPVTRPIRQVLFKRRLPVDPRHNSKIERPALALWAASQISRAAAPGLASAA, translated from the coding sequence ATGAACCCGCTCGAAAACGGCATTTTCGATCTCGCCAGCATCGCCCATGACGTCGCCCTCAACGACCCTGCACGGATCGCGGTGGTTGAACCGGCCGGACGCGGCCCCAGCGGCGTCCGCCGGTACCGGCGGTACACCTACCGGGAACTGTCGGCAGACGTCGAGGCGGTGGCACCGGGACTGAGGGAGATCGGCATAGCCGAAGGCACGCGCACGGTATTCATGTCTCCGCCCAGCTATGAAACCTGCGTGATCGGTCTCGCCCTGTCGCGTGTCGGCGCGACTCTCGTGCTGATTGATCCATCCGTCGGCTACCGGAACGTGGCCGAACGGCTCCGGCGCATCGAGCCAGAGGCCTTCGTCGGCATTCCTGTCGCCCATCTCGGCCGTCTTGCCTTCGGCTGGGGGCCCCGCACCCTGCGCAAGCTGGTGGTCACGGGAACGCCGGGCTTCCCCGGCGCCCATACGGTCCAGTCGCTCCGCCGGAAAGCTCCGGACACTCCTGTTCCGCCAGCCATTTCCCCGGATGACCCTGCCGCGATCATGTACACGACCGGAAGCACCGGTCCCGCCAAGCCCTCCTACTACCAGCACCGGCACTTCGCCGCCGTCTGCCGGCAGGTACATCAGAGCTGGCGGTTCGATCCGAAAAGGGAAATACCGGTGGACATGCCGGTCTTTCCGGCCTTCTTTTTCATCGCACTCAGTGCTGGCGGTACCGTTGTCGTTCCGCCCATCGATTTCGTCCGCCAGGGACCCGCGAAGGCCAATCCGGCGGCACTGGTGGAGGTCATCAACGACTGCGGCGTGAGGTCGCTATTCGGTTCCCCGGTCCTGCTGGAAAACCTCGCCACGCATGCCGTCCGGAATGGTCTCCGGATGCCAACCCTGAAGCGGGTGATCGGCGGCGGCGCGCCCATCGTCGCCTCGCTGGTAAAGCCCATGCTCGATGTGATGGGGGAAGGCGGCGACGTGGTCTCGAACTACGGTTCGACCGAGGCGCTCCCTTCCACGGAAATGAGCGGCCGGGAGATGCTGAAAGAAACCTGGAAGGAAACCGGTCAGGGGGCGGGGATCTGCGTCGGACGGCCCTTCGACGGCACCGACCTGATGATCATCCGGATCGTGGACGGCCCGCTGGAATCGATGGACGCAGCGGAAATCCTTGGCCCCGGCGAAACCGGGGAAATCCTGATCCGCGGGGCGCATGTGAGCCCGGCCTACTTCCGCGACCTCGACAGCACCCGCAAGAACAAGATACCGGACGGCCAGGGAGGCGTGTGGCACCGGATCGGGGACGCGGGTTATCTGGATGCCCAGGGACGTCTCTGGTACTGCGGACGGGCCGGGCAGCGGGTCAAGGCTGCGGGCGGACCGCTGTTCTCGCTCCAGTGCGAGCCGATCTTCGACACGCACCCGAAGGTGCGGCGGAGCGGGCTGGTTGGAGTCGCCGTCAACGGACAGGAAATACCGGTAATCTGCGTCGAGCTGAAAGCAGGTTTCCACCGGGATGAACTGCCGGAAATCCGCAAGGAACTGCTGGATCTCGCTGCCCGTCATCCCGTCACCCGGCCCATCCGGCAGGTTCTGTTCAAGCGGCGGCTACCGGTAGACCCCCGGCACAACTCGAAGATCGAACGCCCCGCGCTGGCCCTGTGGGCTGCCAGCCAGATCAGCCGGGCGGCGGCGCCAGGACTGGCCTCCGCCGCCTGA
- a CDS encoding DUF4388 domain-containing protein codes for MTGHATSQVPSHALTGDLKHLPLTNLFRIVRDSIATCCITFWRAGETIVACFQNGLLSQCRYRDMNDTDALSELCTWDNANFLLEFRTC; via the coding sequence ATGACCGGACACGCGACCAGCCAGGTTCCTTCCCATGCACTGACCGGAGACCTCAAGCACCTGCCGCTGACCAACCTGTTCAGGATAGTCCGCGACAGCATCGCCACCTGCTGCATCACCTTCTGGAGGGCCGGTGAAACCATCGTCGCCTGCTTCCAGAACGGACTGCTCAGCCAGTGCCGCTACCGGGACATGAATGACACCGACGCCCTCAGTGAACTGTGCACCTGGGACAATGCGAACTTCCTGCTGGAGTTCCGGACCTGCTAG
- a CDS encoding hydroxymethylpyrimidine/phosphomethylpyrimidine kinase, translating into MKKVTSRVLVISAHDPSGGAGMAADLRALYHAGVQGEGCLTALTVQSAVRLRSTTPITPSRLREQVTALMDDGGAPAAIKTGALAGSGQVLLLARLLKTRLAGVPVVCDPVRGPTRGPAFVGRRDAAPFRRALIERLLPLVTVLTPNRNEYAWLFGTKSPEAVSAASPAAILVKGGHGSGTRVTDRLYLKGKLVLEHSRRRVPQRIRGTGCVLASLIAARLAAGDAIPKAVQNAERMMDGAIRSARPAPGGQVSMLLLP; encoded by the coding sequence GTGAAAAAAGTCACCAGTAGGGTGCTGGTTATCTCCGCCCATGATCCTTCCGGCGGAGCCGGCATGGCCGCCGACCTGAGGGCGCTGTACCATGCCGGAGTCCAGGGTGAAGGCTGCCTGACAGCGCTCACCGTGCAGTCAGCGGTCCGGCTTCGCAGCACCACGCCCATCACACCGAGCCGCCTGCGGGAGCAGGTCACGGCCCTTATGGACGATGGAGGCGCCCCGGCCGCCATCAAGACTGGCGCACTCGCGGGCAGCGGACAGGTGCTCCTGCTGGCGCGGCTGCTCAAAACCCGGCTCGCCGGCGTGCCGGTGGTCTGCGATCCCGTGCGGGGGCCCACGCGGGGGCCTGCGTTTGTGGGCAGGCGGGATGCCGCCCCGTTCCGCCGTGCCCTGATCGAAAGACTGCTGCCGCTGGTCACGGTACTGACGCCGAACCGGAACGAATATGCCTGGCTGTTCGGAACCAAATCCCCTGAAGCGGTATCGGCCGCCTCACCGGCGGCCATCCTTGTCAAGGGCGGACACGGTTCCGGCACCCGCGTCACCGACCGGCTCTACTTGAAGGGGAAACTGGTACTGGAGCACTCCCGCAGGCGTGTGCCCCAAAGGATCCGGGGAACCGGCTGCGTGCTGGCCTCGCTGATCGCGGCGCGGCTGGCGGCAGGTGATGCGATTCCGAAAGCTGTGCAGAATGCCGAGCGGATGATGGACGGCGCGATCAGGAGCGCACGGCCCGCCCCCGGTGGACAGGTTTCGATGCTGCTGCTCCCCTGA
- a CDS encoding ParB/RepB/Spo0J family partition protein, producing MKPARKPLGRGLGSLIPGAGRGEGGSDAPGVQEVMLSLIDPNPRQMRVHFPEDALKSLASSIRLKGVLEPVLVRPLAGGRYELVAGERRTRASRMAGLDRIPAVVKELNDRESLEIALLENLMREDLNPVEEARGYQRLIDEFRYTHEQIASRTGLDRATVTNALRLLRLPEKVLAAVDSGDLSAGHAKVLLGLEHADQVIAAAATVTGKGLSVRETEELVRRMKSAPVAKAGRKAVRADPNVRQLQEELGRSLGARVEVKARKGGRGTLVIHYTSLDMLDTVIARLKRR from the coding sequence ATGAAGCCTGCCCGCAAGCCTCTGGGGCGGGGACTGGGTTCCCTCATACCGGGAGCGGGCCGGGGCGAGGGCGGTTCGGATGCCCCCGGCGTCCAGGAGGTAATGCTCTCCCTGATCGATCCCAACCCGCGCCAGATGCGGGTCCACTTCCCCGAGGACGCCCTGAAGTCCCTTGCCAGCTCGATCCGCCTGAAGGGGGTCCTGGAGCCGGTGCTGGTGCGTCCGCTCGCTGGCGGCCGGTACGAGCTGGTCGCCGGGGAACGGCGCACGCGGGCCTCGCGGATGGCGGGGCTGGACAGGATTCCCGCCGTCGTGAAGGAACTGAACGACCGCGAATCGCTCGAAATCGCCCTGCTGGAAAACCTCATGCGGGAGGATCTGAATCCCGTGGAGGAGGCGCGGGGCTACCAGCGGCTCATTGACGAGTTCCGCTATACCCATGAACAGATCGCCAGCCGCACGGGGCTTGACCGGGCGACGGTGACCAATGCGCTCAGGCTGCTCAGGCTGCCGGAGAAGGTGCTGGCTGCCGTGGACAGCGGGGATCTGTCGGCCGGTCACGCCAAGGTGCTCCTTGGGCTCGAACATGCCGACCAGGTGATCGCGGCGGCGGCCACCGTGACCGGCAAGGGGCTGTCGGTCCGGGAAACCGAGGAACTGGTCCGTCGGATGAAGTCGGCCCCCGTGGCGAAAGCCGGCCGCAAGGCCGTCCGCGCCGATCCCAACGTCCGCCAGCTCCAGGAAGAACTGGGCCGGTCGCTCGGCGCACGGGTCGAGGTCAAGGCCCGCAAGGGCGGACGCGGCACGCTGGTGATCCACTACACCAGCCTCGACATGCTCGACACGGTGATTGCCCGCCTGAAAAGACGCTAG
- a CDS encoding ParA family protein gives MGEIIAVVNQKGGVGKTTTAMNLAACLAAAEHHSLVVDLDPQGNATSGLGITGDEGRDSYAVILGECPWKEALAASEVPNLSVIPATKSLAGANVELVSEIARELKLKDALAGVRDEFEFVFLDCPPSLELLTINAMAAADSLLVPLQCEYFALEGLGHLLETQKLVRKSVNKTLNLEGIVLTMYDTRNRLSSEIESEVRQHFPQAVYRTVIPRNVRLSEAPSHGKPIIAYDITCRGAEAYMGLASEFLDRRGLSGGHRKAGAGGRP, from the coding sequence ATGGGTGAGATCATCGCCGTTGTGAACCAGAAGGGCGGGGTGGGCAAGACCACCACCGCCATGAATCTGGCCGCCTGCCTTGCCGCTGCCGAGCACCACTCCCTCGTTGTGGACCTGGACCCCCAGGGAAACGCCACGAGCGGTCTCGGTATCACGGGGGATGAGGGCCGGGACTCCTATGCCGTGATCCTGGGCGAATGCCCCTGGAAGGAGGCGCTGGCGGCCTCGGAAGTGCCCAACCTGTCGGTCATTCCCGCCACCAAGTCGCTGGCGGGGGCAAACGTGGAACTGGTGAGCGAGATCGCCCGGGAACTGAAACTGAAGGATGCGCTGGCCGGGGTCCGGGACGAGTTCGAGTTCGTCTTTCTCGACTGCCCTCCGTCACTGGAACTGCTGACGATCAACGCCATGGCGGCGGCCGATTCCCTGCTGGTACCCCTCCAGTGCGAGTATTTCGCCCTCGAAGGGCTGGGGCACCTGCTGGAGACGCAGAAGCTGGTCCGCAAGTCGGTCAACAAGACCCTGAACCTGGAGGGGATCGTCCTTACCATGTACGACACCCGGAACCGGCTTTCTTCCGAGATCGAAAGCGAGGTCCGGCAGCACTTCCCGCAGGCCGTCTACCGGACCGTGATCCCCCGGAACGTGCGGCTTTCCGAGGCGCCCAGCCACGGCAAGCCGATCATCGCCTACGACATCACCTGCCGCGGGGCCGAGGCCTACATGGGCCTGGCAAGCGAGTTCCTGGACCGCCGGGGCCTTTCCGGCGGACACCGCAAGGCCGGGGCGGGGGGGCGGCCATGA